Within Chlamydiota bacterium, the genomic segment ACTCTGATGAGGTCTTAAGAAATATTTCAAGTATGATTCATATTGCGCTGGGACTTCTCTTTCCTGTTTTTCTCGTTGGACATATTCTGAGCAGTCGTACTTATCGACATAAGAAGAAAAATCCTAGGATTTAATTTGAGTGGCTATCGTTAGTTAGAGAAATATCGTAAAAGATAACTCTGTTACTTTATTGTAAATTTTTTAAAAAATACTAGCTATAGCTTTTTCAAATTGAATTTTAAACAAGTAAATGCTATTTTACTAGGTATGACTAGTAATAATATGAAAATAGACCGATTGATCCGTGTGCAAAAGGACATCTTGGATAGGGTGGCTGAGCAATATCCAGAACTCTATCTTGTTGGAGGTACAGCGATCAGTCTTCTATACCGTCATCGTGTTTCTGAAGATCTTGATTTCTTTTCTCAGGATTACACCCCAAAATTTCATAAAAAGATTGTTCAATTTGTTCGAAGGGAGACGGGATATACCTATACTTTGATTGAAGAAGAGACACGTAAAAACTATGTGAACATGGCTGTTTATGAATTTGAGGTAGGGCATGGACTGATTCTTAAGATTGATTTTGTACGTGACTTTACACCTTTACTTAAAGTCAGACAAGAAAGCGGCATTGCTTCAGTAGATGATGTCTACTACCGGAAAATTCTAGCAGTGATTGGATGGAAATCTAGCCAATCTATTGTTGGAAAAACATTGGCAGGGGGAAGACAAAAGACCAAAGATCTTTTTGATATTTTCTATTTGTCTAGCCAGGTTGAACATTTAAGTGAGTGGTTTCCAAAGTATTTTGATCAAGCCTCCTATGAAAGACTGGTGTCTTGGTATTTGGGGATTCAAAAACAAAAAACCGTCATGGAACTTTTAGATCTCGTGGATAGATGTGATACAAAAGCCATTTTTAGACATCTGGATGAAGAAATCATTCATCAGCTGAATAGAAAGTATATTCAAATATGAAAAGAAGAAATTGGTATTGGGATATTCGCGTCCCCTACGAAAAGATAAAAAAGGTATTGCTTCGTGAGGATGATCCTCGTTTTCCTGCAATGGCAGGTGTACTTTTGTCCAGGGTGAGAGATCCCAAAGAGGTGTTTAAGCTGATTTCTCCGAATGCTTTTTGTAGAAGATACAGGGCAATTGAAAAAGAAATTCTTTCTGATGAATGGACAAAGGATAAATCCTTATTTTGGAGAGCGATTTTCCTTCGCCTTGTTAAGGAACTCAAAGAAAAAGGGGAGAAGGTTAGACAACCTGCAATTATTAAACTGGACGAATTTGATCGTCACTTAATTGAAAAAGTGAGGCAGCATCGCAAAAATGCCTTGATGACGCAAAAGGAATTGGCCAACTTTATGGGATGCACTCAGCAGTACATCTCAGGCATTGAAAAAGGTCGGGAGAAAATCAGCATTGAATTTTTGAAAAAATTAGCCCAGGTCAGTAGGGAAGAGATAAATATTGTGTTTGGGGGAAATTAGATTGTCATACCTACTTTGTAATATGTCTGATAGGATGAGAAAATGAAGCGTTTAGCAATGACAGGGATATTCTTATTTTGTGTCTCCTTCGCTATGACAGGTGAAGAGTCAAGACTTGCCTACGAGGATACGAAGTTAGGAGTGATATTTCCAAAAGTATAATGGGCTAAGCGAAGATAAGTCTTCCCGACTTCACGGTGATTGTTTTAGAAAAAAACATTTGAAAAGCAAGCTTCACGTTGTTCAGACAGCCTGAGGTGTTTTTAACTTCTTTAAGATTTTGATTAAGTATTTTTAGTAATTTAGTTGCTTCTATATACCCCTTTTCAACCAATGATTGCATATCCTCAAGGTCCTTGGGTTCAAGTCTAGGAAGCTTAGAAACAAAAATGTCGTAGGGGTCCGCAACTTTAAGAGTAATAAACTTAAACCCAAGGTCTAATATTTTTGTTCGTAGTCTCCAGTCTTTAGAAATTATAAGATTTATTTCTGGTAAATCAGAGAGATAAACGTGATATTTTTGGGCAACTTTAGAGTCTGGGCCGAAAGAAGAAATAACTTGGGAATAAGTATCGACAAGGTCAAGATCAAAAGTCCTATTTTCATGATCATACGCCAAAGTAATTGCAGCGCCTCCGAAAAGATAGAAGGTGAGTGGTTGTGCCAAACTCATGTCAACTTCTTTTAAAAAAGCAAGAATTTGTTTGTGGCCTGCGGGGTTCATAAGAATTTTCTCTTGATCGCTGTAAGGTCGCAATCGTAAATAAACCATTTTTTACCAATGGGTGTTTGCTGTTTTATAAGGTATTTCTTCCCGTTCGACCATCGATTGAGCGATTCAAAAATGTCACACAAAAAATCCCACTTTCTCCTTTCTGGTTCAATGGTTGGGGTGAAATTGGAGATTTCCATTAGCCAGCCTATCCTGTTTTTTAGTTTAGACGAGGCGTGAAGAGAAGAGGTAAGTTGAAGTTGAAATAGGATGATGATATTGGATAGAAAAGCAAGTGTTCGAGTGTTCAATGACTTTGCTTGGAGAATTAAGGGAATAATTGATTGGAAAAACTCTCGTTCCACTGGGATTTTTTCAAAATAACACTTCCATAAGAAGTTTATCCAAACAGGGGAGTTTTGCGTTGCAGTTTCTTCTTGGAAAACATCTAAAATTAGTTGGGTATGCGTTCCATTTGGATCTTGACGATGTGCCAACCAATGTGAAATGGTAAGAGCCGGGACCTCTAGTCGCCTAGCCCACCAAGCCTTTCTTCCAAAGCCATGCTCACGACAATCCTCTTTTAGGTGCTTAGATACCTGATTTAGCATAGCTTTATAATATATATGAAAACATATATATTCAATAACTTTCTGAGAGAATGTTAACCCCGTCTTCTAAAAACACGGGAAAGCCAGGATGTTTTGGGGGGGAGGGTCCCATTCAGCCAGAAGTGAAATTCCTTGGGGCTTTCAATGATGAGCGTCTTTCCACGGAGGCGATTCTTGACGGTTTGGGGAAGCGCCCCTTGATATTCCCTGACTTCGTGATGCTGGAGGTCATCTGAAAATTCGACGAGCAGGCGATCTCTTTCGTTTTTGATTTTGGCTTTTTTTAACTGTCCCAGCACATCTTTCCAGGAACGTCGACCCGGGTCATAAAGCCGCTCAATAGGTTCATGAGGAAAAAAATCAGGTACGGGAGTTCCAGAAAATTCATAAATCTTCTTCATGACCCAGCGTGCCAAATAGAGTTCGTCATCGCCTGCAACCTCTGTTTTGTTCAGGGCCTCTAGGTAAAGCTTTGAGAACCAGCGAAAGATTCTATTTTCACGAGTGAAGATCTGGGCCAACTCTGCTTTGTTCTTTTCGTTCGGTGCAAAATGAACATCAAAATCAACACGCTTCAAACGCGACTTTGCCCAATCTTTTAAATTAAAGATATTCGAGGACATCAAAATCTGGGGACAGACGCATGCCTCTTCCCACCACACCTCCCAAAATGATTTCGAAACCTCCTCAAAGCTCCCCTTTTGGGTCGGGGCTAAATCATCAAAAATAAGAGGGAAGACGGTTCCAATGGAAAGGGCGCTCAGAATTTTCCGTTTCGAGAAATCACTTCCTGAGAAGGGTTGCAGGTGATATCCGGTCAAGAGTTTTAGGGCAAAACGTAAAAAAGTAGATTTCCCATTTTGAGAAGGGCCGTAGATGTAAAGAAACCGGGGACCTCTTCTATCCAGGACGCCAAATTTTCTGCGTTTCATTTTCATGTATTCATGCGAAAAGGGAGAAGCAAAAATATAGAGCAGGGCTTCGTACATGTTCGTCTTCGTGAGTTTTGGGTCAGGAGATTGCCCCCAATCCACAGTGTTCAAATAAGCCTCCAGATGAACCAGGGTTTGCCCAACCTCTTGCTTTTCCGGGAGAGGCTCTGAACAGGTCTCAACTTTTCCATGAATTCCTAAACGAAGTGATGTCTTCTCCAAATCCACATGCATCAGGGGAAAACCATGACTTTCCTGGATATAGCGGATGAAAGAGGCGCTGTCAATTTGAAGATCTTGTTGGGTTCCTACAGGGTTCACCGGTGAGAGAAATCGCTCGATGCGGCGACGGCTTAATGTTTCTCCCGGTAAACGGACGGTGATCAGGGCCTCTTCACGTATTTCCCAGGCCTGAAGGGCACTCGCCGAGATTTCTTGCAAAACCTTTTTAAGTTCTTGATCCAGGTTCTCATCTATTTTTCCCCTTAACCATAGATCAATCACTTCCTGCTTGGGGGTCTCCTGACGATTTTGCAATAGCTCCATTAAATCGCCCATAAAGACACTCGAACCCTTCAAATGATTTTCGTAATCCTCTTTGACCTGTTCGAGCCAGGGATGGTTCCCAGAAACATCTGTAAACCAGGCATAATTCATTTGCCGACTGGCTTGACGGGCCGTCTCGGTCAGGTTGGCGCTGGTCAGGATAATACGTGTCACTTCTTTTCTCTCAAGGAGGTATAACTTGGTATGGATCGTTTTGGGTGGAATATAAATGCGCAATATTCCTTTCTCTATCCGGTCTGTTAACTGTTCAATCACGCCCATTCCTTTTTGCTCGAGGGCCTGCCGATAAGGTTCCGAAAGGTTTTCACCTACGAGAATCTCAACATGTTCATAACCCCGCCTTTCGAAAAATTCTAAGATGAGGTCGGGAGATGCCACATAGGAAATCGCTTTGAGTGAGGTAAAACCTTCAAACAATTCGTCGAAATCTTTACGCCGATAGATGAGGCGGGTTTGAAACAACGTTTCTGTAAACAAGGTCATTGGGTTCATGACAAAGATTATTCTACATGAAATACGGATTTTTAAAAACTTTTGGAGCTGATCGGGATCGAACCGACGACCTCCTGAATGCCATTCAGGCGCTCTACCAACTGAGCTACAGCCCCCTGTAAAGCCAATCCAAAATAAGGATCTTCAAACTTTAGTTCATCGCACCGCGTTCCTTCAAAATTCTTTCCGATTCAGAAATGAGAAGTCAAAGAGAAATTCCTTGTAAACTATTTTGAATGAATGCAGTTTTAGACCAAATGGGATGCTTAAGGATTTTCTCAGGGATGATCCGAGGAGAGATATAGACATCATAATTAAATTGATTTCGAAAGCTGTGTCTAACAAATTATTTTTAACCTTTAAATTTACTTTATCAAGGATAACCAGGAGGTCAATATCTGACCCTACTACATCTTTCCGAGTTGCTTTTGAACCAAAGAGTTTGATGTCCCTAAGTCGGTTTCCAAAGGACTTTTTCGCTTTTTTAGAAAACTCTCTCACTGCGATAAAATTTTTTTCTTTTAGAAATCCGAGTTTATTTTATGCCTTTTTCATAGAATTTACTCAATAATAATATCCTTCACCGTTTTTCCGCCGGGGATCATGGGGAGGACATGCTCTTGATAGGGGACAATAATATCCAAGAGGTAAGGTCCGTCGTGAGCCAACATTTTTTCAAGCGCTCCTCGCAAGTCTTTTTTATGAATAACTTTCTGAGCCTGAATTTTAAAGGATTCGGCCATTTTGACAAAATTTGGATAACTGTGCTGGGGGTCTGTTGGATCCGCCAAACTCGGATCTCCAATAAAAGTATGTCCGCGATTTCCTTTGTAAAACCGGTCTTCCCATTGAACAACCATTCCAAGATGCTGGTTATTTAAAATGACAATTTTCACGTCCACTTTGTCAATATACGCCGTTGCCAATTCTTGAACATTCATGACAAAACTTCCGTCCCCATCAATATCGATAACGGTTTGTTTGGGACAGGCAAGCTTTGCACCAATGGCTGCAGGAAGGCCAAATCCCATGGAACCCAATCCAGCCGAGGTAATGAAAGAACGTGGCTTCGTATATTTGATAAACTGTCCCGCCCACATTTGATGCTGACCGACGCCCGTCGTAATAATGGCCTCTCCATGCGTGAGTTGATCAATTTGCTCAAGAACATATTGAGGCATGATTTTGTCTGAATGATCTTTGTATTTAAAGGGGAATTCGCTCATCCATTTTTGAATTTTCTGATGCCATCCCGTGTATTCGCGGCTTTTTACCTTTTTGCTAATGGCTTTTAAGACCTCTTTGATATTTCCAACGACAGGAATGTGCACAACTTTATTCTTGTTAATTTCAGATGGGTCAATATCCACGTGAACAATGGTTCCGTGACTGGCAAATTCTTCCACTTTTCCGGTGACGCGATCATCAAAACGAACGCCAAAAGCCAAGAGAAGATCAGCCTCGTCAACAGCATAGTTTCCGGCAACAGTTCCGTGCATGCCAAACCACCGCATCGAAAGGGGATGAGTTTCGGGAAAGCATCCAATTCCCATTAAGGTTGTCGTGATGGGTATATTCGATTTTTTCACAAAATCTAGCAATTCATCCGAGGCGGCGGAAGAAATGATTCCACCACCCGCATAAATAACGGGTTTTTCACATGTTTCAATCGCCTTCAGGATTTGCTCGATTTGAGCCTCTGAAACAGGGTACTCGAGTTTGTAGCCTTTAAGTTCTATTTTTTCAGGAAAATGGGGGATGCATTCTGCTTGCTGAATATTTTTAGGAATATCCACAACGACAGGGCCCGGACGTCCCGTGGAGGCAATGTAAAAAGCCTCTTTAATAATACGTGGCAATTCTTCAATGCTTTGAACCAGATAATTATGTTTAACAATGGGCCGAGTAACTCCCACGATGTCTGTTTCCTGAAAGGCATTTTTACCAATAAAATGTTGAGGGACTTGACCTGTAATGGCCACAAGCGGAATTGAATCCATGTAGGCGTCCGCGATTCCTGTGATTAAATTAGTGGCTCCAGGGCCTGAAGTTGCAATGCAAACGCCCACTTTTCCTGAGGCCCGTGCGTACCCTTCAGCTTCAAAAACTCCTCCTTGCTCATGACGGGGGAGAATGGTCCGAATTTTTTTAGAGCGGGTAAGGGCCTGATGGAGCTCCATGCTGGCCCCACCGGGATAAGCAAAAACAATATCCACTTCTACTTTTTCAAGCGCAGTGACAACAATGTCTGCACCCTTCATTTTGTTATACTCTGTCATTGTAAAAGCTCCATTAAAACGGTAGCGCAGCCTATCATATTTGATGGATGAAGGGGTAGTGATTTTTTGAAGAAGTAAAGAAAAATAAGAAGTTTGGGGAAGGGATAGGGAAGGATTGACGAGCACTGTTTTTTTATGTATATATGACAATATGTGTATGTATTCATATAGAGTTCTTATTCACTGTTAATTTCTAAAAAGGAGAAGTTTTGTGCTATTGCCCAAGGATTCACTCGTTCGCGCAGAGCAACTTTTGAACGAGAAAAAGTAGCGATGGCTTGTCAGGGGAGGGCTATCTTGTATGCAGATTTCTGTCCTTGATATCATGAGAATCTTCGATGCCGAAGAGAAGACGATCTATGAATGGATTGCCAAAAAAGGCATGCCTTGCATCAAAGTAAACGAGCAGTACCGCTTCAATTATATTGAGCTTCTGGAGTGGGCGCTTGAAAATAAGATGGTGCTTACGACCGATATTTTGGCGCTTGGAGAACGGGAATCAACCCAGTCTGAAGTTTTAGCTGAAGCGCTTAAATGGGGTGGCATTTACTATGATGTTCCAGGAAAAACACGGGAAGAAGTTCTTGAAAATGTTGTAAATCTTCTTGTCTTTCCTGCTGAAGTGGACAAAAAATCCCTTCTTGAGATGCTGATTGCCAGAGAAATAATGGAATCAACAGCTATCGGAAACGGAATTGCGCTTCCTCATTTGAGAAATCCGGTTATTCTTAATATTGATGAACCGTTTGCAGCTTTGTGTTTTCTGAAAAATGCAGTTGATTTTAACGCCTTTGATCGTGAGCCTGTATCCGTTCTTTTCGTATTGATCAGCCCCTCAACCAAAATGCATCTCCTCCTGATGTCGCGTCTTTCCTTCTGTCTTCAGGATTCAGGATTCAAGAAATATTTGCGTATAAAAGCATCAAAAAAAGAGCTCATTGCAGAAACAATTATTATAGAATCTCGTCTGGTCTTGCAAAGAAAAGCAAGTGATGGAAAGTCTGTCGAAAAAAGAGGAATGACCTGATGAAATTCTTTCTCGTAAGTTTGTCAATTCTGATACTTTCGGGATTCATGGTTCTCTCCTTGGGGCATTTTAAAAAACTGTGTCATGGAATATTTCTCGTTTCATTGACCGCTGCCAGCAGTTTGGTTCTGATTTCATCCTTTTTCGCGTTACGCACAAGCTTTCAGGGGGATTTTCTCCTACCCTGGTCGGTTCCTTTGGGCCAATTCAGAATGGGTCTTGATCCTCTAAGCGCTTTTTTCTTGATCACCATCGCCTGTGTTGTTTTAGCAGCGGGTTTTTATGGATGTGGTTATTTACGGGGACATGGCGAAAAAAAGAATATCGGTGTCCATTATTTTTTCTATCTGTTTTTGACCCTGTCTCTCTTCTTGGTTGTGGCTGCCAGAAATGCAGTTCTTTTCTTGGCTGCCTGGGAACTCATGACCGTCTTTGCTTATTTTTTGATTACCTACTCTGATGAAAAAAAATCTGTAAGGCAGGCGGGATATCTTTATCTTACTGCAAATCACTGCGGGGTTTTTTGTTTATTGGCAATGTTCATGATGATGGGGAATTTTGCAGGCTCAATGGATTTTAATCAAATGGCGGCAGCCCATTATACTCCAACATTTCTTGCCGTTTTTTTTATTCTGGGCCTAATGGGTTTTGGGGTCAAGGCCGGATTCTTTCCGATTCATATATGGCTTCCTCATGCGCATCCGGCGGCTCCGAGTCACATTTCTGCGGTCCTTTCAGGGGTGGTTCTAAAAATGGGAATTTATGGAATTTTAAGAATGATTTCTATGATTGATGTTCCTCAGTGGGGAGGACCTCTGGTGCTTTTTATAGGCGCAGTTTCAGGCGTTCTTGGTGTTTTGTATGCCCTTGGACAGCATGAAATCAAGAAGCTTTTGGCTTATCACAGTATTGAAAATATCGGCATTATTGCCCTGGGAATCGGAATGGGATTGATTGGGAAGGCCTATCACAATAACCTTATTTCGATCATCGGTTATGCAGGGGCCTTATTGCATGTTTTTAATCATGCGGTTTTTAAGGGCTTGCTCTTCTTAAGCGCAGGATCTGTAATACGTTCAACTGGAACAGGTGAATTGGACCAGATGGGAGGGCTTTTGAAATCTCTTCCCTGGACAGGGCATCTTTTTCTAGTTGGTTCTTTATCGATCGCAGGCTTTCCTCTATTGAACGGGTTTATCAGCGAGTGGATGATTTATCGATCTTTTCTTGAAGGAATGATTCATTTTGGAAAAACGGGTATTATTTTGTCTGTTTTATCCATGATTTCTCTTACCCTTATTGGGGGACTGGCTGCGGTTTGCTTTGCAAAGGCTTTTGGTGTCGTTTTTCTGGGGAAGGCAAGATCCCATCATGAAGCACCCGTTAAGGAAAATTCGTGGGTCATGCGAGGGCCGATGGTGATTTTAGCGGCAATATGTTTGTGGGTCGGGCTTTCCCCAAAAACCCTTCTTCTTTTCTCACTAAAAGGTGTTTCTGTTATGACAGCAACGGATGCTGGTCAAATGGAAATGATTCTTCAGCCTATTCTTTTCGTTGTTAAAACTTTATTTTTATTTTTATCAATTTTGTGTTTGCTGGCTTTATTCAAACGATTATTGTTTCGGTGCGTTCCTCCTCGGTATCAAGAAACATGGGGTTGCGGCTATACGCTTCCTTCGCCTCGAATGCAATACACCGCTTCATCTTTTGCCGATCCTGTTCTTCGATTTTTTAAGTCCTTGGTTTTTTTTAAAGAATATGGCAAAAGCTGCACGGATTATTTTCCAAAGGAAGTAAGTCTTTTGTCGAAAGTCGTCGATGGGCCGGAGCATTTTATTTTCCGTCCTCTTTTATCTATATTAAGAAAATTTTCCGGGAAGCTTCTTAAATTGCAAAGCGGTTACATTCCGCAATATTTGCTCTATATTCTTTTGGCGGTTGTTGCCCTTTTACTCTGGAAATTTCCATGGAGTTCATAAAAAAATGATCGACGCGATACCTGTCTTATTGCGTTTTGCGATAGGTCTTTTATTTCCGCCCTTTTTGCTTGGCATCATTGCAAAAACAAAGGCCTTTTTTGCGGGGAGAAAAGGCCCGCGTCTTTTGCAGGTCTGTTACGATATTTTAAAATTAACGCGAAAGGGGAGTGTTTATAGTCCAACAACGACTTGGATTTTTCGAGTGGCACCTTTAGTTTTTGTTGCAG encodes:
- a CDS encoding nucleotidyl transferase AbiEii/AbiGii toxin family protein, with the protein product MKIDRLIRVQKDILDRVAEQYPELYLVGGTAISLLYRHRVSEDLDFFSQDYTPKFHKKIVQFVRRETGYTYTLIEEETRKNYVNMAVYEFEVGHGLILKIDFVRDFTPLLKVRQESGIASVDDVYYRKILAVIGWKSSQSIVGKTLAGGRQKTKDLFDIFYLSSQVEHLSEWFPKYFDQASYERLVSWYLGIQKQKTVMELLDLVDRCDTKAIFRHLDEEIIHQLNRKYIQI
- a CDS encoding helix-turn-helix transcriptional regulator, which translates into the protein MKRRNWYWDIRVPYEKIKKVLLREDDPRFPAMAGVLLSRVRDPKEVFKLISPNAFCRRYRAIEKEILSDEWTKDKSLFWRAIFLRLVKELKEKGEKVRQPAIIKLDEFDRHLIEKVRQHRKNALMTQKELANFMGCTQQYISGIEKGREKISIEFLKKLAQVSREEINIVFGGN
- a CDS encoding phospholipase D family protein produces the protein MNPMTLFTETLFQTRLIYRRKDFDELFEGFTSLKAISYVASPDLILEFFERRGYEHVEILVGENLSEPYRQALEQKGMGVIEQLTDRIEKGILRIYIPPKTIHTKLYLLERKEVTRIILTSANLTETARQASRQMNYAWFTDVSGNHPWLEQVKEDYENHLKGSSVFMGDLMELLQNRQETPKQEVIDLWLRGKIDENLDQELKKVLQEISASALQAWEIREEALITVRLPGETLSRRRIERFLSPVNPVGTQQDLQIDSASFIRYIQESHGFPLMHVDLEKTSLRLGIHGKVETCSEPLPEKQEVGQTLVHLEAYLNTVDWGQSPDPKLTKTNMYEALLYIFASPFSHEYMKMKRRKFGVLDRRGPRFLYIYGPSQNGKSTFLRFALKLLTGYHLQPFSGSDFSKRKILSALSIGTVFPLIFDDLAPTQKGSFEEVSKSFWEVWWEEACVCPQILMSSNIFNLKDWAKSRLKRVDFDVHFAPNEKNKAELAQIFTRENRIFRWFSKLYLEALNKTEVAGDDELYLARWVMKKIYEFSGTPVPDFFPHEPIERLYDPGRRSWKDVLGQLKKAKIKNERDRLLVEFSDDLQHHEVREYQGALPQTVKNRLRGKTLIIESPKEFHFWLNGTLPPKTSWLSRVFRRRG
- the ilvB gene encoding biosynthetic-type acetolactate synthase large subunit; its protein translation is MKGADIVVTALEKVEVDIVFAYPGGASMELHQALTRSKKIRTILPRHEQGGVFEAEGYARASGKVGVCIATSGPGATNLITGIADAYMDSIPLVAITGQVPQHFIGKNAFQETDIVGVTRPIVKHNYLVQSIEELPRIIKEAFYIASTGRPGPVVVDIPKNIQQAECIPHFPEKIELKGYKLEYPVSEAQIEQILKAIETCEKPVIYAGGGIISSAASDELLDFVKKSNIPITTTLMGIGCFPETHPLSMRWFGMHGTVAGNYAVDEADLLLAFGVRFDDRVTGKVEEFASHGTIVHVDIDPSEINKNKVVHIPVVGNIKEVLKAISKKVKSREYTGWHQKIQKWMSEFPFKYKDHSDKIMPQYVLEQIDQLTHGEAIITTGVGQHQMWAGQFIKYTKPRSFITSAGLGSMGFGLPAAIGAKLACPKQTVIDIDGDGSFVMNVQELATAYIDKVDVKIVILNNQHLGMVVQWEDRFYKGNRGHTFIGDPSLADPTDPQHSYPNFVKMAESFKIQAQKVIHKKDLRGALEKMLAHDGPYLLDIIVPYQEHVLPMIPGGKTVKDIIIE
- a CDS encoding PTS sugar transporter subunit IIA, giving the protein MQISVLDIMRIFDAEEKTIYEWIAKKGMPCIKVNEQYRFNYIELLEWALENKMVLTTDILALGERESTQSEVLAEALKWGGIYYDVPGKTREEVLENVVNLLVFPAEVDKKSLLEMLIAREIMESTAIGNGIALPHLRNPVILNIDEPFAALCFLKNAVDFNAFDREPVSVLFVLISPSTKMHLLLMSRLSFCLQDSGFKKYLRIKASKKELIAETIIIESRLVLQRKASDGKSVEKRGMT
- a CDS encoding hydrogenase yields the protein MKFFLVSLSILILSGFMVLSLGHFKKLCHGIFLVSLTAASSLVLISSFFALRTSFQGDFLLPWSVPLGQFRMGLDPLSAFFLITIACVVLAAGFYGCGYLRGHGEKKNIGVHYFFYLFLTLSLFLVVAARNAVLFLAAWELMTVFAYFLITYSDEKKSVRQAGYLYLTANHCGVFCLLAMFMMMGNFAGSMDFNQMAAAHYTPTFLAVFFILGLMGFGVKAGFFPIHIWLPHAHPAAPSHISAVLSGVVLKMGIYGILRMISMIDVPQWGGPLVLFIGAVSGVLGVLYALGQHEIKKLLAYHSIENIGIIALGIGMGLIGKAYHNNLISIIGYAGALLHVFNHAVFKGLLFLSAGSVIRSTGTGELDQMGGLLKSLPWTGHLFLVGSLSIAGFPLLNGFISEWMIYRSFLEGMIHFGKTGIILSVLSMISLTLIGGLAAVCFAKAFGVVFLGKARSHHEAPVKENSWVMRGPMVILAAICLWVGLSPKTLLLFSLKGVSVMTATDAGQMEMILQPILFVVKTLFLFLSILCLLALFKRLLFRCVPPRYQETWGCGYTLPSPRMQYTASSFADPVLRFFKSLVFFKEYGKSCTDYFPKEVSLLSKVVDGPEHFIFRPLLSILRKFSGKLLKLQSGYIPQYLLYILLAVVALLLWKFPWSS